In one Sporomusa sphaeroides DSM 2875 genomic region, the following are encoded:
- a CDS encoding chloride channel protein → MEPVLFGCRFLTQYYKQLPLLRHIIKWTYFGVTTGVIAGLGVTLFLQLLAWAIAVWTQVPYYYFFIPPVLFLNSLLVQWLAPGISGGSDKMVEAIHQKAGYLPLAEVPVKIIATVITIAAGGSAGKEGPAAQLGATLASAWGRFLQTTDADCRQIVVCGISAGFAVVFGTPVAGAIFAVEVLFVGKILYDTLYPACIAGAAGYYVAYFTGISYVYRDIIIESSCYLAMGAIVLGLLCGAVSVFFIKTIQQCGRHFDRLQLTKPVKALIGGIMLTFIAHFISPLYLGLSTELLETGVHGGSIPAAAFFWKTVATAVTLGCGGTGGIIMPVIVVGTAAGNLFGQLIGSVDIQAYAVIGMAALLAGAVNTPIAAVIMAAELYGSDVIPYAAISCLISYIISGHRSIYPSQMIATGKCPAFLTDTGNTVRCAGKTQAGASKNPLQVSRD, encoded by the coding sequence TACTGAGGCATATTATTAAATGGACATATTTTGGCGTTACCACAGGCGTGATTGCCGGCCTGGGGGTAACTTTATTTTTGCAGCTATTAGCCTGGGCTATTGCTGTTTGGACCCAGGTGCCCTATTACTATTTTTTTATTCCGCCGGTTTTATTTTTAAACAGTTTGCTGGTGCAGTGGCTGGCACCGGGAATTTCGGGCGGGAGCGATAAAATGGTTGAAGCCATTCACCAAAAGGCTGGTTATCTGCCCCTGGCCGAAGTGCCGGTAAAGATAATAGCCACCGTCATAACAATCGCTGCCGGTGGCTCGGCGGGCAAAGAGGGTCCGGCGGCGCAGCTCGGCGCCACCCTTGCCTCGGCCTGGGGACGGTTTTTGCAAACGACAGACGCAGATTGCCGGCAAATTGTTGTGTGCGGTATAAGTGCAGGTTTTGCCGTTGTTTTCGGTACGCCTGTTGCCGGTGCCATATTTGCCGTAGAAGTATTATTTGTTGGTAAAATTCTTTATGATACCCTCTATCCTGCCTGTATTGCCGGTGCGGCCGGTTATTATGTTGCTTATTTTACCGGGATATCTTATGTGTACCGGGATATTATAATAGAATCCAGCTGCTATCTGGCCATGGGGGCAATCGTACTGGGACTGCTTTGCGGGGCAGTCTCGGTATTCTTCATTAAGACAATTCAGCAGTGTGGCCGGCATTTTGACAGGCTGCAGCTGACTAAACCGGTCAAAGCGCTTATTGGCGGTATTATGCTTACCTTTATTGCTCACTTTATCAGCCCGCTGTATCTGGGACTCAGTACCGAATTACTGGAAACCGGGGTGCACGGCGGCAGTATTCCGGCGGCGGCCTTTTTTTGGAAAACTGTTGCCACGGCTGTTACCCTGGGGTGTGGCGGGACAGGCGGGATTATTATGCCGGTTATTGTGGTGGGAACCGCTGCAGGAAACTTATTTGGCCAGCTCATCGGCAGTGTGGATATCCAGGCCTATGCTGTAATCGGTATGGCGGCCTTGCTGGCAGGTGCCGTCAATACACCGATCGCGGCAGTTATTATGGCCGCAGAATTATATGGGAGTGACGTCATTCCCTATGCCGCCATAAGCTGCCTGATTAGCTACATCATTTCCGGTCATCGCAGTATATATCCCAGTCAAATGATAGCTACCGGTAAATGTCCGGCCTTTTTAACAGATACCGGCAATACTGTCAGGTGTGCAGGCAAAACACAAGCCGGTGCCAGCAAAAATCCACTGCAGGTATCCAGGGACTAA